The proteins below are encoded in one region of Hordeum vulgare subsp. vulgare chromosome 3H, MorexV3_pseudomolecules_assembly, whole genome shotgun sequence:
- the LOC123443297 gene encoding DDB1- and CUL4-associated factor 13, producing the protein MRVKVISRSTDDFTRERSQDLQKVFRNYDPALRSQEKAVEYTRALNAAKLEKIFARPFIGAMDGHIDAVSCMAKNSNYVKAMFSGSMDGDIRLWDIAARKTVCQFPGHQGAVRGLATSTDGDLLVSCGVDCTVRLWKDPMRKMMDSNDAIGDASQPSAVYTWKHAFWGVDHQWDHNVFATVGAQVDIWDHNRSEPINTFEWGKDTVLSVRFNPGEPDVLLTSSSDRSLTLFDLRMSSPARKLIMKTRCNSVCWNPREPMNFTAANEDTNCYSFDARKLNEAKVVHKGHVSAVMDVDYNPTGREFVTGSYDRTVRIFNYIGDHSREIYHTKRMQRVFCVKYTYDGTYLVSGSDDTNLRLWKSNASEQLGVVLPRERKKQEYLDAVKLRYGHLPEIRRIVKHKHVPKPIYKAGKIRRAMIEAESRKEERRRAHSAPGSRTMQPFRKRRLITEVE; encoded by the exons ATGAGGGTGAAGGTGATATCGCGCTCGACCGACGACTTCACGCGCGAGCGCAGCCAGGACCTGCAG AAAGTATTCCGCAATTATGATCCAGCACTCCGTAGTCAAGAGAAAGCTGTTGAGTACACTCGGGCCCTTAATGCTGCAAAGTTAGAGAAG ATATTTGCCAGGCCATTTATTGGAGCAATGGATGGTCACATTGATGCTGTTTCGTGCATGGCGAAGAACTCCAATTATGTGAAAGCTATGTTTTCTGGCTCGATGGATGGGG ATATTCGACTATGGGACATTGCTGCAAG GAAGACAGTCTGCCAGTTCCCTGGACACCAGGGTGCTGTGAGAGGTTTGGCAACATCTACCGACGGTGATCTTCTGGTATCCTGTGGTGTTGATTGCAC TGTTCGACTCTGGAAAGATCCTATGCGTAAGATGATGGACAGTAATGATGCTATTGGAGATGCTTCCCAG CCGTCAGCAGTCTATACATGGAAGCATGCATTTTG GGGTGTTGACCACCAGTGGGATCATAATGTTTTCGCAACTGTTGGTGCTCAGGTAGATATATGGGATCATAACAG GTCGGAGCCAATAAATACCTTCGAATGGGGTAAAGATACAGTTCTTTCTGTGCGGTTTAATCCTGGAGAACCTGATGTTTTACTTACATCATCTAG TGATCGGAGTTTAACACTTTTTGACCTGCGCATGTCATCCCCAGCTAGAAAGTTAATCATGAAG ACAAGGTGCAATTCAGTTTGCTGGAACCCTAGGGAGCCCATGAACTTCACTGCT GCAAACGAAGATACAAACTGTTATTCTTTTGATGCTAGAAAGCTGAATGAAGCCAAGGTTGTTCACAAGGGTCATGTTTCAGCAGT GATGGATGTTGATTACAACCCAACAGGACGGGAATTTGTTACTGGTTCCTATGATAGAACG GTACGGATCTTCAATTATATTGGTGATCATAGCAGGGAGATATACCATACTAAGAGGATGCAAAG GGTGTTTTGTGTGAAATACACATATGATGGGACCTATCTAGTTTCTGGCAGTGATGATACAAATCTTCGACTGTGGAAGTCCAATGCTTCAGAACAATTGGGAGTT GTTCTTCCAAGGGAACGCAAAAAGCAAGAATATCTAGATGCTGTCAAGCTGCGGTATGGTCACCTTCCAGAAATCAGGCGGATTGTCAA ACATAAGCACGTACCCAAGCCGATCTACAAGGCAGGCAAGATACGGCGTGCCATGATTGAAGCAGAAAGCCGGAAAGAAGAAAGAAGGCGAGCGCACAGTGCTCCAGGGAGCAGGACCATGCAGCCCTTCAGGAAGAGAAGGCTCATCACAGAAGTTGAGTAG
- the LOC123443300 gene encoding probable transcription factor GLK2 isoform X2, whose translation MLEVATLQSPSPAIFSLGDHHVDVGFPEATVEDDDFLLDYIDFSACDMPFFHVDDGDDDILPDLEVDPTELLAEFADEPTTVLSPAPAPDGCETHHHHGDDEKTTVETEPPAEMDMELPEGKGETKGLSSSSEEKDVKQQHDNDKNKKKNNIVGDEVCSAVTTDDSSAAVGSENSKSSASAEGHSKRTSAAAATKSSHGRRKVDWTPELHRRFVQAVEQLGLDKAVPSRILELMGNEYRLTRHNIASHLQKYRSHRKHLMAREAEAASWTHKRQMYAAAGGPRKDAPAGGGPWVVPTVGFPPPGTMPHPHAAMAHHPGQPPPFCRPLHVWGHPTGVDAPLPLPLSPPSTMLPVWPRHLAPPPAWAHQPPVDPVYWHQQYNAARKWGPQAVTQCVPPPMPPAAMMQRFAAPPMPGMMPHPMYRPIPPPPSPVPQNNKVAGLQLQLDAHPSKESIDAAIGDVLVKPWLPLPLGLKPPSLDSVMSELHKQGIPKVPPAATTNCDGAA comes from the exons ATGCTTGAGGTGGCCACGCTGCAAAGCCCTAGTCCGGCCATATTCAGCCTCGGCGACCACCATGTCGATGTCGGGTTCCCGGAGGCCACCGTGGAGGACGACGACTTCCTGCTGGACTACATCGACTTCAGCGCGTGCGACATGCCCTTCTTCCacgtcgacgacggcgacgacgacatccTCCCCGACCTCGAGGTCGACCCGACCGAGCTCCTCGCCGAGTTCGCCGACGAGCCGACGACGGTGCTGAGCCCAGCGCCAGCGCCAGACGGTTGCGAAACCCACCATCACCATGGCGACGACGAGAAGACGACCGTGGAAACGGAACCACCAGCAGAGATGGACATGGAATTACCAGAAGGCAAGGGCGAGACGAAagggctgtcgtcgtcgtcggaagAGAAAGATGTGAAGCAGCAgcacgacaacgacaagaacaagaagaagaacaacatcgtGGGCGATGAGGTTTGCAGCGCGGTGACGACGGACGATTCTTCCGCTGCGGTCGGGTCCGAGAACAGCAAGTCGTCGGCGTCGGCAGAGGGCCACAGCAAGAGGACGTCGGCAGCCGCAGCGACCAAGAGCTCCCACGGCAGGCGGAAG GTGGACTGGACGCCGGAGTTGCACCGGCGGTTCGTGCAGGCGGTGGAGCAGCTGGGGCTGGACAAGGCGGTGCCGTCGCGGATCCTGGAGCTCATGGGCAACGAGTACCGTCTCACGCGCCACAACATCGCCAGCCATCTCCAG AAGTACCGGTCACACAGGAAGCACCTGATGGCgagggaggcggaggcggcgagCTGGACGCACAAGCGGCAGATGTACGCGGCGGCCGGCGGGCCGAGGAAGGACGCGCCCGCGGGAGGCGGCCCGTGGGTCGTGCCGACGGTCGGGTTCCCGCCTCCGGGGACGATGCCGCACCCGCACGCGGCGATGGCGCACCATCCCGGccagccgccgccgttctgccggCCGCTGCACGTGTGGGGCCATCCCACCGGCGTCGAcgcgccgctgccgctgccgctgtcgCCGCCGTCGACCATGCTGCCCGTGTGGCCGCGGCACCTGGCGCCGCCGCCGGCGTGGGCGCACCAGCCGCCGGTGGACCCCGTCTACTGGCACCAGCAGTACAAC GCTGCGCGGAAATGGGGTCCGCAGGCAGTGACGCAGTGCGTTCCGCCGCCGATGCCTCCTGCGGCCATG ATGCAGAGGTTTGCTGCGCCGCCGATGCCGGGGATGATGCCGCATCCCATGTACAGGCCgatcccgccgccgccgtcgccggtgCCGCAGAACAATAAGGTGGCCGGCCTGCAGCTTCAGCTCGACGCCCACCCG TCCAAGGAGAGCATCGACGCAGCCATCGGAGACGTTTTAGTGAAGCCATGGCTGCCGCTTCCCCTGGGGCTCAAGCCCCCGTCGCTGGACAGCGTCATGTCGGAGCTGCACAAGCAAGGCATACCCAAGGTCCCGCCGGCGGCCACAACCAACTGCGACGGCGCCGCCTGA
- the LOC123443300 gene encoding probable transcription factor GLK2 isoform X1 has product MLEVATLQSPSPAIFSLGDHHVDVGFPEATVEDDDFLLDYIDFSACDMPFFHVDDGDDDILPDLEVDPTELLAEFADEPTTVLSPAPAPDGCETHHHHGDDEKTTVETEPPAEMDMELPEGKGETKGLSSSSEEKDVKQQHDNDKNKKKNNIVGDEVCSAVTTDDSSAAVGSENSKSSASAEGHSKRTSAAAATKSSHGRRKVKVDWTPELHRRFVQAVEQLGLDKAVPSRILELMGNEYRLTRHNIASHLQKYRSHRKHLMAREAEAASWTHKRQMYAAAGGPRKDAPAGGGPWVVPTVGFPPPGTMPHPHAAMAHHPGQPPPFCRPLHVWGHPTGVDAPLPLPLSPPSTMLPVWPRHLAPPPAWAHQPPVDPVYWHQQYNAARKWGPQAVTQCVPPPMPPAAMMQRFAAPPMPGMMPHPMYRPIPPPPSPVPQNNKVAGLQLQLDAHPSKESIDAAIGDVLVKPWLPLPLGLKPPSLDSVMSELHKQGIPKVPPAATTNCDGAA; this is encoded by the exons ATGCTTGAGGTGGCCACGCTGCAAAGCCCTAGTCCGGCCATATTCAGCCTCGGCGACCACCATGTCGATGTCGGGTTCCCGGAGGCCACCGTGGAGGACGACGACTTCCTGCTGGACTACATCGACTTCAGCGCGTGCGACATGCCCTTCTTCCacgtcgacgacggcgacgacgacatccTCCCCGACCTCGAGGTCGACCCGACCGAGCTCCTCGCCGAGTTCGCCGACGAGCCGACGACGGTGCTGAGCCCAGCGCCAGCGCCAGACGGTTGCGAAACCCACCATCACCATGGCGACGACGAGAAGACGACCGTGGAAACGGAACCACCAGCAGAGATGGACATGGAATTACCAGAAGGCAAGGGCGAGACGAAagggctgtcgtcgtcgtcggaagAGAAAGATGTGAAGCAGCAgcacgacaacgacaagaacaagaagaagaacaacatcgtGGGCGATGAGGTTTGCAGCGCGGTGACGACGGACGATTCTTCCGCTGCGGTCGGGTCCGAGAACAGCAAGTCGTCGGCGTCGGCAGAGGGCCACAGCAAGAGGACGTCGGCAGCCGCAGCGACCAAGAGCTCCCACGGCAGGCGGAAGGTGAAG GTGGACTGGACGCCGGAGTTGCACCGGCGGTTCGTGCAGGCGGTGGAGCAGCTGGGGCTGGACAAGGCGGTGCCGTCGCGGATCCTGGAGCTCATGGGCAACGAGTACCGTCTCACGCGCCACAACATCGCCAGCCATCTCCAG AAGTACCGGTCACACAGGAAGCACCTGATGGCgagggaggcggaggcggcgagCTGGACGCACAAGCGGCAGATGTACGCGGCGGCCGGCGGGCCGAGGAAGGACGCGCCCGCGGGAGGCGGCCCGTGGGTCGTGCCGACGGTCGGGTTCCCGCCTCCGGGGACGATGCCGCACCCGCACGCGGCGATGGCGCACCATCCCGGccagccgccgccgttctgccggCCGCTGCACGTGTGGGGCCATCCCACCGGCGTCGAcgcgccgctgccgctgccgctgtcgCCGCCGTCGACCATGCTGCCCGTGTGGCCGCGGCACCTGGCGCCGCCGCCGGCGTGGGCGCACCAGCCGCCGGTGGACCCCGTCTACTGGCACCAGCAGTACAAC GCTGCGCGGAAATGGGGTCCGCAGGCAGTGACGCAGTGCGTTCCGCCGCCGATGCCTCCTGCGGCCATG ATGCAGAGGTTTGCTGCGCCGCCGATGCCGGGGATGATGCCGCATCCCATGTACAGGCCgatcccgccgccgccgtcgccggtgCCGCAGAACAATAAGGTGGCCGGCCTGCAGCTTCAGCTCGACGCCCACCCG TCCAAGGAGAGCATCGACGCAGCCATCGGAGACGTTTTAGTGAAGCCATGGCTGCCGCTTCCCCTGGGGCTCAAGCCCCCGTCGCTGGACAGCGTCATGTCGGAGCTGCACAAGCAAGGCATACCCAAGGTCCCGCCGGCGGCCACAACCAACTGCGACGGCGCCGCCTGA
- the LOC123443299 gene encoding protein NUCLEAR FUSION DEFECTIVE 6, mitochondrial-like isoform X1: protein MAAAARSMLRSSASLLRAAPARASSSAARPSLRRALGAPPRLLRSPVEASFCVESLLPLHSATAAARMTSMLAVPGRGLGWLTEAEIDGV, encoded by the exons ATGGCCGCCGCCGCCAGGTCGATGCTCCGCTCGTCCGCTTCTCTTCTCcgcgctgctccggcgagggcctCTTCCTCTGCGGCGCGACCGTCCCTTCGCCGCGCGTTGGGAGCGCCCCCTCGCCTCCTCAG GTCGCCCGTCGAGGCGAGCTTCTGCGTGGAGTCGCTGCTGCCGCTTCACAGCGCCACCGCCGCGGCGCGGATGACGTCTATGCTCGCCGTGCCTGGCCGAGGCCTCGGGTGGCTCACGGAAG
- the LOC123443299 gene encoding protein NUCLEAR FUSION DEFECTIVE 6, mitochondrial-like isoform X2, with amino-acid sequence MAAAARSMLRSSASLLRAAPARASSSAARPSLRRALGAPPRLLRSPVEASFCVESLLPLHSATAAARMTSMLAVPGRGLGWLTEGKDETR; translated from the exons ATGGCCGCCGCCGCCAGGTCGATGCTCCGCTCGTCCGCTTCTCTTCTCcgcgctgctccggcgagggcctCTTCCTCTGCGGCGCGACCGTCCCTTCGCCGCGCGTTGGGAGCGCCCCCTCGCCTCCTCAG GTCGCCCGTCGAGGCGAGCTTCTGCGTGGAGTCGCTGCTGCCGCTTCACAGCGCCACCGCCGCGGCGCGGATGACGTCTATGCTCGCCGTGCCTGGCCGAGGCCTCGGGTGGCTCACGGAAG